One window from the genome of Acuticoccus sp. I52.16.1 encodes:
- a CDS encoding hydantoinase/oxoprolinase family protein, translated as MTQSYNIGIDVGGTFTDLVAIDTTGATVACKTPSTPQDQSIGVLTGLGDLAARLGLSLADLLAATGRIVHGTTVATNALLERKGAKVGMLTTGGHRDILEMREGLKPERYNLMMPPPEPLVARHLRRGVPERIAHDGTVVTPLDEAALRDEIAALKDEGCTSVAICYLHAYRNPAHEERTAAIVAEMMPEAYVSVSSAVLPQIKEYERLSTTVVNAYIGPVVRRYMERLTGRLTEAGYTGPLFIILSHGGITLVEDAVRLAAGTCLSGPAGGIAGAEACAGLLHADNVIPFDMGGTSTEISLIAGGRVALTSERGLAGERIALRSYDILSIGAGGGSLAAPDATGSFTVGPQSAGAVPGPACYGQGGTQATVTDANLVLGLLDEDALAGRAGRLDRTAAEAAVDALTAEIGLDRMTTAAGIHRLINVKMADGIRLMTLRRGVDPRNFTLLSFGGAAGLHAAEVAREMGIGRVVVPTVASVLSAWGMLASDLRYEVARSQVGDTAVLTDEPLRRLYEALEAEAHQRLPGDVAERRRIERSAEMRYGEQIFEVNVPLDGIDFAAPGLAEAVIDRFHRRHEELYTYSSPGQDVDLVNARVAVIGEVERGEAAQVLPPADGALEPIGTRPIYTGAAFVEVPVYPQAVLARGHEIAGPALVMGETTTVALYEGDRGTVTPQGWLDIAVAPKRGRAEA; from the coding sequence ATGACCCAGAGCTACAACATCGGCATCGACGTCGGCGGCACCTTCACCGACCTCGTCGCCATCGACACCACCGGCGCGACCGTCGCCTGCAAGACCCCCTCCACGCCGCAGGATCAGTCCATCGGCGTCCTCACCGGGCTGGGCGATCTGGCGGCCCGCCTCGGCCTCTCGCTGGCGGATCTCCTCGCCGCGACGGGGCGTATCGTCCACGGCACGACGGTCGCGACCAACGCGCTGCTGGAGCGCAAGGGCGCCAAGGTGGGCATGCTGACGACCGGCGGCCACCGCGACATCCTCGAGATGCGCGAGGGGCTGAAGCCGGAACGCTACAACCTGATGATGCCGCCGCCCGAGCCGCTGGTCGCGCGCCACCTGCGCCGCGGCGTGCCCGAGCGCATCGCCCACGACGGCACCGTCGTGACCCCGCTCGACGAGGCGGCGCTGCGGGACGAGATCGCGGCGCTGAAGGACGAAGGCTGCACCTCGGTCGCGATCTGCTACCTGCACGCCTACCGCAACCCGGCGCACGAGGAGCGCACCGCCGCCATCGTCGCCGAGATGATGCCGGAGGCGTACGTCTCGGTCTCGTCCGCGGTGCTGCCGCAGATCAAGGAGTACGAGCGGCTGTCGACCACGGTGGTCAACGCCTATATCGGCCCCGTCGTGCGGCGCTACATGGAACGGCTGACCGGGCGGCTGACCGAGGCGGGCTACACCGGGCCGCTCTTCATCATCCTTTCGCACGGCGGCATCACCCTGGTGGAGGACGCCGTCCGGCTCGCCGCCGGCACCTGCCTCTCGGGCCCCGCGGGCGGCATCGCCGGCGCCGAAGCGTGCGCCGGGCTCCTGCATGCGGACAACGTCATCCCGTTCGACATGGGCGGCACGTCGACCGAAATTTCGCTGATCGCCGGCGGGCGCGTGGCACTGACCTCCGAGCGAGGGCTCGCCGGGGAACGGATCGCGCTGCGCAGCTACGACATCCTGTCGATCGGCGCCGGCGGCGGCTCGCTCGCCGCGCCCGACGCGACGGGGAGCTTCACGGTCGGCCCGCAATCGGCCGGCGCGGTACCGGGGCCGGCCTGCTACGGTCAGGGCGGGACGCAAGCGACGGTGACGGACGCCAACCTGGTGCTGGGCCTCCTCGACGAGGACGCGCTCGCCGGCCGCGCAGGCCGGCTCGACCGCACCGCCGCGGAGGCCGCCGTCGACGCGCTCACCGCCGAGATCGGCCTCGACCGGATGACGACGGCGGCCGGCATCCACCGCCTCATCAACGTGAAGATGGCCGACGGCATCCGCCTGATGACGCTGCGCCGCGGCGTCGACCCGCGCAACTTCACGCTGCTGTCGTTCGGGGGCGCCGCGGGGCTGCACGCGGCCGAGGTCGCGCGCGAGATGGGCATCGGCCGCGTCGTGGTGCCGACCGTCGCCTCCGTGCTGTCGGCCTGGGGAATGCTGGCGAGCGATCTGCGCTACGAGGTCGCCCGCTCGCAGGTGGGCGACACCGCCGTCCTCACCGACGAACCGCTGCGCCGGCTCTACGAGGCGCTGGAGGCCGAAGCGCACCAGCGCCTGCCGGGCGACGTCGCCGAGCGGCGGCGCATCGAGCGTTCCGCCGAGATGCGCTACGGCGAGCAGATCTTCGAGGTGAACGTACCGCTGGACGGGATCGACTTCGCCGCCCCCGGCCTCGCCGAGGCGGTGATCGACCGCTTCCACCGCCGCCACGAGGAGCTCTACACCTATTCCTCGCCCGGCCAGGACGTCGACCTCGTCAACGCCCGCGTCGCCGTGATCGGCGAGGTGGAGCGCGGCGAGGCGGCGCAGGTGCTGCCCCCCGCGGACGGCGCGCTGGAGCCGATCGGCACCCGGCCGATCTACACCGGCGCCGCGTTCGTCGAAGTGCCGGTCTACCCGCAGGCCGTGCTCGCCCGCGGGCACGAGATCGCCGGGCCGGCGCTGGTCATGGGCGAGACGACCACCGTCGCACTCTACGAGGGCGATCGCGGTACGGTCACGCCGCAGGGCTGGCTCGACATCGCCGTCGCCCCCAAGCGCGGTCGTGCCGAGGCCTGA
- a CDS encoding mechanosensitive ion channel family protein, which translates to MRILSIPLALCLLILPVAAQDAAPTAPPPAAATAPAERAAPPEEAGAEAEPSGPALPAAVTDPTTSTKELKLRLLPLTKPELAEAAAAWLGIVKAKTQEVSDAMVAVSESSGEATDTQRERVATLTAERKALFDNYSEVIRAWELKGGDPAAVADYKAYQSAIFIDEVRTSDLATLFDRAVDWLTSADGGGELLVDIIVIMLAIGALIVAAGMVRRMAGRGISRVPNLSKLLQAFLLVAIYWATIAVGLMVVLSALGVDITPLFAIVGGASFILAFALQDTLSNLAAGLMIMINRPFDEGDYVDIGGTAGTVQKMNIVSTTVTTPDNQIILVPNGKVWGNIITNVTGSALRRVDLVFGIGYSDSVAKAQALLETIVAEHPLTLADPAATIRVHALGESSVDFIVRPWVKSADYWAVYWDLTRAVKERFDEAGISIPFPQRDVHVHPAGAATSLAAE; encoded by the coding sequence ATGCGCATTCTGTCCATTCCGCTCGCCCTCTGCCTCCTCATCCTGCCGGTCGCCGCGCAGGACGCAGCGCCGACCGCGCCGCCCCCAGCCGCGGCCACCGCCCCGGCGGAACGCGCCGCACCGCCCGAGGAGGCGGGAGCGGAGGCGGAGCCGTCCGGCCCCGCCCTCCCCGCCGCGGTGACCGACCCCACGACGTCGACCAAGGAGCTGAAGCTGCGGCTCCTGCCGCTAACCAAGCCCGAGCTCGCCGAGGCGGCCGCCGCTTGGCTCGGCATCGTCAAGGCGAAGACGCAGGAGGTGTCGGACGCGATGGTCGCCGTGTCGGAGAGCAGCGGCGAGGCGACCGACACGCAGCGCGAGCGGGTGGCGACGCTCACCGCCGAACGCAAGGCCCTGTTCGACAACTATAGCGAGGTCATCCGCGCCTGGGAGCTGAAGGGCGGGGACCCCGCCGCCGTCGCCGACTACAAGGCCTATCAGAGCGCGATCTTCATCGACGAGGTGCGCACCTCGGACCTCGCCACCCTGTTCGACCGCGCCGTCGACTGGCTGACCTCCGCCGACGGCGGCGGCGAGCTGCTGGTCGACATCATCGTCATCATGCTGGCGATCGGGGCGCTGATCGTCGCCGCGGGCATGGTGCGACGGATGGCAGGTCGCGGGATCTCGCGGGTCCCGAACCTGTCCAAACTGCTCCAGGCGTTCCTGCTGGTGGCGATCTACTGGGCCACGATCGCGGTGGGATTGATGGTCGTCCTCTCCGCCCTCGGGGTGGACATCACGCCCCTCTTCGCCATCGTCGGCGGCGCATCCTTCATCCTCGCCTTCGCGTTGCAGGATACGCTCAGCAACCTCGCCGCCGGGCTGATGATCATGATCAACCGCCCGTTCGACGAAGGCGACTATGTCGACATCGGCGGCACGGCCGGCACCGTGCAGAAGATGAACATCGTCTCCACCACCGTCACCACGCCGGACAACCAGATAATCCTCGTCCCCAACGGCAAGGTGTGGGGCAACATCATCACCAACGTCACCGGCAGCGCGCTGCGGCGCGTCGATCTGGTCTTCGGCATCGGCTATTCCGACAGCGTCGCCAAGGCGCAGGCGTTGCTGGAGACCATCGTCGCCGAGCACCCGCTGACGCTCGCCGACCCGGCCGCGACCATCCGCGTCCATGCGCTGGGCGAGTCCTCGGTCGACTTCATCGTGCGGCCGTGGGTGAAGAGCGCGGACTACTGGGCCGTCTACTGGGACCTCACCCGCGCCGTGAAGGAGCGGTTCGACGAAGCCGGCATCTCCATCCCCTTCCCGCAGCGGGACGTGCACGTGCACCCGGCGGGTGCGGCCACGAGCCTCGCCGCCGAGTAG
- a CDS encoding hydantoinase B/oxoprolinase family protein — protein MDATTTRGRLDPISRAVIQHRLSAIVEEMGEAMLRTAFSQILNASRDFSMGIVDRDCRLVAQADHIPVHVGALPFAVKALEARFGDDVDPGDVFILNDPYAGGSHLPDVTIFAPVFAEGERRLWAVARAHMGEIGGATHGGYNPGAREIWQEGLRIPPMKLAEKGKLRADVFEMLLMNVRLPREVRGDIDAMIGAAHLGERSLNALYGEFGRTTVDAAVDEILDGAETRARAIVAEWPDGTYEGTAYLDDDGRERTDLAIRAKVTVKGSDLTVDLTGTDDQTDSFVNSAFANTQAAVAMALAYLIDADIPKNDGVFRLLDVKLRHGSLVHPTDDAPVTLSTSHPSNEVVEAIVRALQHACPERCTGGWSRRFRMSITGENPRNGRKFIWHLFHARPGGGASPKGDGWPGAGEWHSVGGIKFGSIEVSEARFPLVFERHEFRPGSGGDGEYRGGVGCELDLRVEVPGYAHTAGEGVRHGSAGIAGGRDGAPHDYRLVTGEREESLRTKQFGVEIAPGSLVRVRSAGGGGWGDPEKRTDAARTRDAREGFTEA, from the coding sequence GTGGACGCGACGACGACGAGAGGGCGGCTGGACCCCATTTCCCGCGCGGTGATTCAGCACCGACTGTCCGCCATCGTCGAGGAGATGGGCGAGGCGATGCTGCGCACCGCCTTCTCGCAGATCCTCAACGCCAGCCGCGACTTCTCGATGGGCATCGTCGACCGTGACTGCCGCCTCGTCGCGCAGGCGGACCACATCCCGGTGCACGTCGGCGCTCTCCCCTTCGCGGTGAAGGCGCTGGAGGCCCGCTTCGGCGACGACGTCGACCCCGGCGACGTCTTCATTCTCAACGATCCCTATGCCGGCGGCTCGCACCTGCCGGACGTCACCATCTTCGCGCCCGTGTTCGCCGAGGGCGAGCGGCGGCTGTGGGCGGTGGCGCGGGCGCACATGGGCGAGATCGGCGGCGCGACGCACGGCGGCTACAACCCCGGTGCGCGCGAGATCTGGCAGGAGGGCCTGCGCATCCCGCCGATGAAGCTCGCCGAAAAGGGCAAGCTGCGCGCCGACGTGTTCGAGATGCTGCTCATGAACGTGCGCCTGCCGCGCGAGGTCCGCGGCGACATCGACGCGATGATCGGCGCCGCGCACCTCGGCGAGCGGTCGCTCAACGCGCTCTACGGCGAGTTCGGCCGCACGACGGTGGACGCCGCGGTCGACGAGATCCTCGACGGGGCCGAGACGCGCGCCCGCGCCATCGTCGCCGAATGGCCGGACGGCACCTATGAGGGCACCGCCTATCTCGACGACGACGGGCGCGAGCGGACCGACCTCGCGATCCGCGCCAAGGTGACGGTGAAGGGCAGCGACCTCACGGTCGACCTCACCGGGACGGACGACCAGACCGACAGCTTCGTCAACTCCGCGTTCGCCAACACGCAGGCGGCCGTGGCGATGGCGCTCGCCTACCTGATCGACGCCGACATTCCCAAGAACGACGGCGTCTTCCGCCTGCTCGACGTGAAGCTGCGGCACGGCTCGCTGGTGCACCCGACCGACGACGCGCCGGTGACGCTCTCCACCTCGCACCCCTCCAACGAGGTGGTGGAGGCGATCGTCCGGGCGCTGCAGCACGCCTGCCCCGAGCGGTGCACCGGCGGCTGGTCGCGGCGCTTCCGCATGTCGATCACCGGCGAGAACCCGCGCAACGGGCGCAAGTTCATCTGGCACCTGTTCCACGCGCGGCCGGGCGGCGGCGCCTCGCCGAAGGGCGACGGGTGGCCGGGGGCGGGCGAGTGGCACTCGGTCGGCGGCATCAAGTTCGGCTCGATCGAGGTGTCCGAGGCGCGCTTCCCGCTGGTGTTCGAGCGGCACGAGTTCCGCCCCGGCTCGGGCGGCGACGGCGAGTACCGCGGCGGCGTCGGCTGCGAGCTGGATCTGCGGGTCGAGGTGCCGGGCTACGCGCACACCGCCGGCGAGGGCGTGCGGCACGGCTCGGCGGGCATCGCCGGCGGCCGGGACGGCGCGCCGCACGACTACCGCCTGGTGACGGGCGAGCGCGAGGAGAGCCTGCGCACCAAGCAGTTCGGCGTCGAGATCGCGCCCGGCAGCCTGGTGCGCGTGCGCTCGGCCGGTGGCGGCGGCTGGGGCGACCCGGAGAAGCGCACCGACGCGGCCCGCACGCGCGACGCCCGCGAAGGTTTCACCGAAGCCTGA
- a CDS encoding TAXI family TRAP transporter solute-binding subunit, whose translation MPSAVTSLRVAFWSSIVLSVLAVVTVAWLLVDPAPPQRMRIATGIEDGFYDRLGRRFAFLMRREGVEVELIETAGSRENLDLLTGDAAIDAAFVQGGVGSPPPPETPLRSLAALAIEPLWVFSRDIDRLSQVETREAVRFAIGAEGSGTRQFMFRLLAITGLDGRVETLDLDGAAAADALRSGTVDLVAYVTSPKTPWVRDLLADPAVRLVEFDHVGALTRRLPFATPVELPARVIDYPGRIPQTDTTIMGVATVLMVKGGLHPAVKQLLLQVSTSVARGDAVLGTRGEFPSAELVEYPLDTEAERYFRYGPTPARRYLPFWAANLVERFWVLVIPLATLLIPVLRFGPSTLQWSIRRRIYRWYRDLRDLEAAAGAATSEAEVARVLADLAEVEKQVSEIRVPLAFRDDVYRLRTHVAFVREELTQSLAR comes from the coding sequence GTGCCGTCGGCGGTCACGTCGCTGCGGGTGGCGTTCTGGTCGTCGATCGTCCTCTCCGTGCTGGCGGTGGTGACGGTGGCCTGGCTGCTGGTGGACCCTGCGCCGCCGCAGCGCATGCGCATCGCCACCGGCATCGAGGACGGCTTCTACGACCGGCTCGGCCGCCGCTTCGCCTTCCTCATGCGCCGCGAGGGGGTCGAGGTGGAATTGATCGAGACGGCGGGCTCGCGCGAGAATCTCGACCTGCTGACGGGCGACGCGGCGATCGACGCGGCCTTCGTCCAGGGCGGCGTCGGCTCGCCCCCGCCGCCGGAGACGCCGCTGCGCTCCCTCGCCGCCCTCGCCATCGAGCCGCTGTGGGTGTTCTCGCGCGATATCGACCGGCTGTCGCAGGTGGAGACGCGCGAAGCGGTGCGCTTCGCCATCGGCGCCGAGGGCAGCGGGACACGCCAGTTCATGTTTCGCCTGCTCGCGATCACCGGGCTCGACGGCCGGGTCGAGACGCTGGACCTCGACGGCGCCGCCGCCGCCGACGCGCTCCGGTCCGGCACGGTCGACCTCGTCGCCTACGTCACCAGCCCGAAGACGCCTTGGGTGCGCGACCTGCTCGCCGATCCCGCCGTGCGCCTCGTCGAATTCGACCATGTGGGCGCGTTGACGCGGCGGCTGCCGTTCGCCACGCCTGTCGAGCTGCCGGCGCGCGTGATCGACTATCCGGGCCGCATCCCGCAGACCGACACCACGATCATGGGCGTCGCGACGGTGCTTATGGTGAAGGGCGGGCTGCACCCGGCCGTCAAGCAACTTCTCCTCCAGGTGTCGACATCGGTGGCGCGGGGCGACGCGGTGCTCGGCACGCGCGGCGAATTCCCCAGCGCCGAGCTGGTCGAATATCCGCTCGACACCGAAGCGGAGCGTTATTTCCGCTACGGGCCGACCCCGGCGCGCCGCTATCTGCCGTTCTGGGCCGCCAACCTGGTGGAGCGGTTCTGGGTGCTGGTGATCCCGCTGGCGACGCTGCTCATCCCGGTCCTGCGCTTCGGCCCGTCGACGCTGCAGTGGAGCATCCGCCGGCGCATCTACCGCTGGTATCGCGACCTGAGGGACCTGGAGGCGGCCGCCGGCGCCGCGACCAGCGAGGCGGAGGTCGCCCGCGTGCTGGCCGATCTGGCGGAGGTGGAGAAGCAGGTGAGCGAGATCCGCGTGCCGCTCGCCTTCCGCGACGACGTCTACCGTCTTCGCACGCACGTCGCCTTCGTGCGCGAGGAGCTGACGCAGAGCCTCGCGCGATAA
- a CDS encoding iron ABC transporter permease, whose product MRRARTLAGERVVRLGGGLQVRARHVGAAAFLAVLALGLALVGLGVGATRTGPLDLLAAVLGDAPEADTFALLTVRGPRIVLGFLAGACVAVAGAMLQAVARNPLADPGLLGLSQGSMVMIMALVVLVPDAPPALVPVAAVAGGLLVAGGLVLLAGRAHTAGLAILLMGIAAETMLSAVGSILILYSPPEASYALGDWLAGTLFTASWSTIAALVPFALAGAVAVALIGRALEAYEMGEEMAMALGESVTRSRPALVFISVLLNAAAVSAVGPLSFLGVMAPQLAGLLAPASGRPRLVLSAFTGGALVIAADTLARAAGGDALGGGIALPIGLSLTLVGVPLFVVAMRLRALRTLA is encoded by the coding sequence GTGAGGCGGGCGCGCACCCTCGCGGGCGAGCGCGTCGTGCGGTTGGGGGGCGGGTTGCAGGTGCGCGCGCGGCATGTGGGGGCGGCGGCCTTCCTCGCCGTGCTGGCGCTCGGCCTCGCGCTCGTCGGCCTCGGAGTCGGCGCCACGCGCACCGGCCCGCTCGATCTGCTGGCCGCCGTCCTCGGCGACGCACCCGAGGCGGACACCTTCGCCCTCCTCACCGTGCGGGGGCCGCGCATCGTGCTGGGCTTCCTGGCGGGGGCTTGCGTCGCCGTCGCCGGGGCGATGCTGCAGGCCGTGGCGCGCAACCCGCTGGCGGACCCCGGCCTCCTCGGCCTCAGCCAGGGGTCCATGGTGATGATCATGGCCCTCGTCGTCCTCGTTCCGGACGCGCCGCCCGCCCTGGTTCCGGTGGCGGCCGTCGCGGGCGGGCTCCTGGTGGCGGGCGGGCTGGTGCTGCTGGCGGGGCGGGCCCACACCGCGGGCCTCGCCATCCTTCTGATGGGCATCGCGGCGGAGACGATGCTCTCCGCCGTCGGCTCCATTCTCATCCTCTACTCGCCGCCCGAGGCGTCCTACGCGCTGGGGGACTGGCTCGCCGGCACGCTCTTCACCGCGAGCTGGAGCACGATCGCCGCCCTCGTTCCGTTCGCGCTCGCCGGCGCGGTGGCGGTGGCGCTGATCGGCCGCGCGCTGGAGGCCTACGAAATGGGCGAGGAGATGGCGATGGCGCTCGGCGAGAGCGTGACGCGCTCGCGCCCGGCGCTGGTGTTCATATCGGTGCTCCTCAATGCCGCGGCGGTCAGTGCGGTCGGCCCGCTCTCCTTCCTCGGCGTGATGGCGCCGCAGCTCGCCGGGCTGCTGGCACCGGCGAGCGGACGCCCGCGGCTCGTCCTATCGGCGTTCACCGGCGGCGCGCTCGTCATCGCGGCCGACACCCTGGCCCGCGCCGCCGGCGGCGATGCGCTGGGGGGAGGCATCGCGCTCCCCATCGGTCTCAGCCTCACGCTCGTCGGCGTGCCGCTCTTCGTCGTCGCCATGCGCCTTCGCGCGCTCCGCACCCTCGCCTGA
- a CDS encoding ABC transporter substrate-binding protein, producing MRPSFLRAAFFVAGLAVAAAAPAVPAAAEDMTDATGRSVAVPAAPQRIVVMHESLIGLPVMDLGLSVVGSYGRGSDGETLLAVDMIDAVLGGTDAPKPRGIGAIGAIDLEALRALRPDLVIGTERDRDKAEQLAKVAPVYLQAIAGAHGFGIEADLAAVLGREEAFAARRAEYAARIDAVRSVLDTDPAGKTYLAVIVHDEVNVVGALSGAVQALEDLGYTRAPLPGAKAGAGYGSMFAMPLSPEVFAALDPDLLVVMNSYALRDRSPEAIRASLGAIVPGWERFLAPAREGRLLMLDSARVSSPTVASALNTLDAYAAWAAK from the coding sequence ATGCGACCGTCTTTTCTCCGCGCCGCCTTCTTCGTCGCCGGCCTCGCCGTGGCCGCAGCAGCTCCGGCCGTGCCTGCGGCGGCCGAGGACATGACCGACGCGACCGGGCGCTCCGTCGCCGTTCCCGCCGCCCCGCAGCGGATCGTCGTCATGCACGAATCGCTGATCGGCCTTCCGGTCATGGACCTCGGCCTTTCCGTCGTCGGCAGCTACGGCCGCGGCAGCGACGGCGAGACCCTCCTCGCGGTCGACATGATCGACGCGGTCCTGGGCGGGACCGACGCGCCCAAGCCGCGCGGGATCGGCGCGATCGGTGCCATCGACCTGGAGGCGCTGCGGGCGCTGCGGCCGGACCTCGTCATCGGCACCGAGCGCGACCGCGACAAGGCCGAGCAGCTGGCCAAGGTCGCCCCGGTCTACCTGCAGGCGATCGCCGGCGCGCACGGCTTCGGCATCGAAGCCGACCTCGCCGCCGTTCTGGGCCGTGAGGAGGCCTTCGCCGCGCGCCGGGCGGAGTATGCCGCCCGGATCGACGCCGTCCGGTCCGTCCTCGACACCGACCCGGCGGGAAAGACCTACCTCGCCGTGATCGTCCACGACGAGGTGAACGTCGTCGGTGCCCTCTCCGGCGCGGTGCAGGCGCTCGAGGATCTGGGCTACACGCGCGCTCCCCTCCCCGGCGCCAAGGCCGGCGCGGGCTACGGTTCGATGTTTGCCATGCCGCTCAGCCCGGAGGTCTTCGCCGCGCTGGACCCCGATCTCCTCGTGGTGATGAACAGCTACGCCCTCCGCGACCGCAGCCCCGAGGCCATCCGCGCCAGCCTCGGCGCCATCGTCCCCGGCTGGGAGCGCTTCCTCGCGCCCGCGCGGGAGGGTCGGCTCCTGATGCTGGACTCGGCCAGGGTCTCCTCGCCGACGGTCGCCAGCGCCCTCAATACCCTGGACGCCTACGCCGCGTGGGCCGCAAAGTAG
- a CDS encoding iron ABC transporter permease translates to MTGRPLAPTLGLAAICAASFAASLSLGAGPAGPAEAARALVAYDPERYADALVVLQRLPRALIAVYVGAAMAVAGALMQGLTRNPLAAPATLGVNAGAALFLVAGIVLFDLGLAAQGMAALLGALAGFAACLGVARIAGAGVERRGMLLVVAGALVSMLMVALANAMLLADPARRMDLLAFIVGNINHAYVDRLARFWWIGAGALAALMVLHRPLTLITLGADKAASAGVAVAWTGRAGLALAALAAGSAVAVAGPIGFLGLVVPHMVRPFVGSAFGALLPAAALAGAAAALLADIVAHQAFLPFVVHTGVVMDLLGGAAFVVIVRRAYRRRLAGARA, encoded by the coding sequence ATGACCGGCCGCCCGCTCGCGCCCACGCTGGGCCTCGCCGCGATCTGCGCCGCGAGCTTCGCGGCCAGCCTCTCGCTCGGCGCCGGGCCGGCCGGTCCCGCGGAGGCCGCCCGCGCCCTCGTCGCCTACGATCCGGAGCGCTACGCCGACGCGCTGGTCGTGCTGCAACGCCTGCCGCGGGCGTTGATCGCGGTCTACGTCGGCGCGGCGATGGCGGTCGCAGGGGCGTTGATGCAGGGACTGACGCGCAACCCGCTGGCCGCTCCGGCGACGCTCGGCGTCAACGCCGGTGCGGCGCTCTTCCTGGTGGCGGGGATCGTCCTGTTCGACCTCGGCCTCGCGGCGCAGGGAATGGCGGCCCTCCTCGGCGCTCTCGCCGGGTTCGCCGCCTGCCTCGGCGTCGCGCGGATCGCAGGGGCGGGGGTGGAGCGGCGCGGGATGCTGCTGGTCGTCGCCGGGGCGCTGGTCTCGATGCTGATGGTGGCGCTCGCCAACGCGATGCTGCTCGCCGATCCCGCGCGGCGGATGGACCTGCTGGCCTTCATCGTCGGCAACATCAACCACGCCTATGTCGACCGGCTCGCCCGCTTCTGGTGGATCGGTGCCGGCGCCCTCGCCGCGCTGATGGTGCTGCACCGCCCGCTCACCCTCATCACCCTGGGGGCGGACAAGGCCGCGTCGGCGGGCGTGGCGGTGGCGTGGACCGGGCGTGCCGGGCTGGCGCTGGCGGCGCTGGCGGCCGGGTCGGCGGTGGCCGTCGCAGGGCCGATCGGCTTCCTCGGCCTCGTCGTGCCGCACATGGTCCGGCCCTTCGTCGGCAGTGCGTTCGGCGCGCTCTTGCCGGCCGCCGCGCTCGCCGGCGCCGCCGCCGCCCTCCTCGCCGACATCGTCGCCCACCAGGCCTTCCTGCCGTTCGTCGTGCATACCGGGGTCGTCATGGACCTCCTCGGCGGCGCGGCGTTCGTCGTCATCGTCAGGCGCGCCTACCGGCGGCGCCTCGCCGGGGCGCGGGCGTGA
- a CDS encoding FAD-binding oxidoreductase has product MRVTVCGAGAIGAATAWFLTERGADVTLVERAGVAAAASGKSGGFLALDWCDGQPVEALARRSFALHEHLAGTLDADWGYRRMTTYAGTEAKRGPAGPVDWVGPVAITQTLGGPRTTAQVHPARFTQALVDAALARGAALRVGTVEGLEQAADGAVTGVRVDGAMQAADAVVVAMGPWSILAARWLPLPAVYGIKGHSLVYQTGDRLPAEALFLECRDDAGSATPEVFPRNDGTTYVCALSSQSPLPLDPAAVGPDAGAFSRLEAMCGRLSPVLAASPIVARGACYRPVTADGWPVMGAVPGVPGAYVATGHGVWGILNAPASGEAMAELIATGATGKVDLAAFDPARLPALDPAHLAVR; this is encoded by the coding sequence ATGCGGGTGACGGTATGTGGCGCAGGGGCGATCGGCGCGGCGACCGCCTGGTTCCTGACCGAGCGGGGCGCGGACGTGACGCTCGTCGAGCGGGCCGGCGTGGCGGCGGCGGCGTCCGGCAAGTCCGGCGGCTTCCTGGCGCTCGACTGGTGCGACGGCCAGCCGGTGGAAGCGCTCGCCCGTCGCAGTTTCGCCCTGCACGAGCACCTCGCCGGAACGCTGGACGCCGACTGGGGCTACCGCCGGATGACCACCTACGCCGGCACCGAGGCGAAGCGTGGTCCCGCGGGCCCGGTGGACTGGGTCGGCCCGGTGGCGATCACGCAGACGCTCGGCGGCCCGCGCACCACCGCACAGGTCCACCCCGCCCGTTTCACGCAGGCGCTGGTGGACGCCGCCCTCGCCCGCGGTGCGGCCTTGCGGGTCGGCACGGTCGAGGGGCTGGAGCAGGCCGCGGACGGCGCGGTGACCGGCGTGCGGGTGGACGGCGCGATGCAGGCGGCGGACGCCGTCGTCGTGGCGATGGGGCCGTGGTCGATCCTGGCGGCGCGATGGCTGCCGCTGCCGGCGGTCTACGGCATCAAGGGGCACAGCCTCGTCTACCAGACCGGCGATCGTCTACCCGCCGAGGCGCTGTTCCTGGAATGCCGTGACGACGCCGGCAGCGCCACGCCGGAGGTGTTCCCGCGGAACGACGGCACGACGTACGTGTGCGCTCTGTCCAGCCAGTCGCCACTGCCGCTCGACCCTGCCGCCGTGGGCCCCGACGCGGGCGCCTTTTCGCGGTTGGAGGCGATGTGCGGCCGCCTGTCGCCGGTGCTCGCGGCCAGCCCCATCGTCGCGCGTGGTGCCTGCTACCGCCCCGTCACGGCCGACGGGTGGCCGGTGATGGGCGCGGTGCCCGGCGTGCCGGGCGCCTACGTCGCCACCGGGCACGGCGTGTGGGGCATCCTCAACGCGCCGGCGTCCGGCGAGGCGATGGCGGAGCTGATCGCCACCGGCGCCACCGGCAAGGTCGACCTCGCCGCCTTCGACCCGGCCC